A window of Coraliomargarita sinensis genomic DNA:
GGCCATTGCCGCCATTCTCGCGACTTTGCTTCGCCCGATCATTAGCTTTTGTGAAAGCCGCACGCGCTTGAATCGGACCGGGGGTATCCTGCTGCTCTTGGGCCTTGTCGTGCTCGTGCTACTTGCCGTCGGAGTCTATGCCGTGCCACCCGTGCTCCACCAAACCGGTGAATTTCTAAAGGAGCTGCCCGGGCTTCTCGAGCGCTTTCTGGAATATTTGAAAGGCCTGGCGCCGTCCATGTGGCAGTGGCTGAAAGAACAACTGGGGCAGCCGCCGGACGTCTATTTCCAAAATTTGCTCAAGGAAAATTCCAGCTTGATCCAGAACACTCTGGCTAAAGCGTCTTCCTCGTCCGGACCTCTTTTCGGCTTACTCGGCGGGTTGTTCGGAAAGATTGCGGCGTATTCGATCATACCGGTCTACCTCTTTTTCATTCTCAAGGGGGATCGTAATATCTGGAAAGACATCGACAAGCAGCTGAACTTCCTTCCCAAGGAGCGCCGCGACGACCTCATTTTCCTGATCAAACAGTTCAGTGATATCCTCATCGCCTTCTTCCGCGGCCAGATCATCATCGGCCTTTTACTCGGCCTGGTCCTGGCAATCGGGTTCGGCCTGGTCGGTCTGAAGTTCGGCATCTTCCTGGGCTTCGTTCTGGGGCTGCTCAATATCATCCCTTATCTTGGCACCATGATCGGCCTGATCATGGCCCTGCCCCTGGCCTACCTTCAAGACGGCGGTGGCCCGACTCTGGTCGGGCTTTGTCTGATTGTTTTCATTGTCGGACAAATCCTCACCGACTACGTCTTCACCCCGCGGGTGATGGGCGATAAGACCGGAATGAGCCCGATGCTCATTATTTTCTCGGTCTTCTTCTGGGGCGCGGCCCTCGGCGGCATCCTCGGGATGATCCTGGCCATCCCGCTCACCGCCTTCTTCCTCGTCTTCTGGCGACTGGCCCGCGAAAAGTACCTGCCGGCACTGACGGCGAAAAAATAGTCCGCCTATCGTATTAACGATCATTTCGGACACCTGATCGTAAAATAAAGTAAACCGTTAATTTACGTTTATTGACGTTAATTTTTAAAGAAGTAAGAAAATCCATAGAGCTGTTCGAAGCCGTCAAGACTCTGACGCTTCAGCACTGTCCAAGACCAAACCACCGAAACACCATTCACGTTAATTAACGTACATTAACGGTTTAAAATAAGATGACAGAACAAACCCAAGAACCTTTCGCCCGTCCCGACGGCCGCGCCGTCGATCAACTGCGTCCGATTGATTTTCAAATCGGTATCGCTCCACACGCCCTCGGCTCGGTGCTCGTTAGCTTCGGAAATACGCGCGTGATTTGCGCGGCATCAATCGACAATCGTGTGCCCGGCTGGATGCGCGCCCAAAAGGTCGAAGGCG
This region includes:
- a CDS encoding AI-2E family transporter — protein: MSDSEATKPFLSPSQKRIIATGCTALAALFLAAAAYLLFALLRDFVGAFQDVLLPLAIAAILATLLRPIISFCESRTRLNRTGGILLLLGLVVLVLLAVGVYAVPPVLHQTGEFLKELPGLLERFLEYLKGLAPSMWQWLKEQLGQPPDVYFQNLLKENSSLIQNTLAKASSSSGPLFGLLGGLFGKIAAYSIIPVYLFFILKGDRNIWKDIDKQLNFLPKERRDDLIFLIKQFSDILIAFFRGQIIIGLLLGLVLAIGFGLVGLKFGIFLGFVLGLLNIIPYLGTMIGLIMALPLAYLQDGGGPTLVGLCLIVFIVGQILTDYVFTPRVMGDKTGMSPMLIIFSVFFWGAALGGILGMILAIPLTAFFLVFWRLAREKYLPALTAKK